In Microbacterium binotii, one DNA window encodes the following:
- a CDS encoding SDR family oxidoreductase, with the protein MRLDGRVAIVTGAGRSLGRAYALALAAAGAAVVVNDVDAASAGAVVEEIRAAGGSATAAIAAVGSTAAAEELVRAAVEAFGRLDVLVANAGVLRDRVLWKMSDDEFDLVVETHLRGTFTCARAAASFLREQGEGGRIVLIGSPAGQFGSFGQTNYAAVKAGIVAMARTWSLELARAGITVNAVVPTALSPMTATIPAYAQAWEDHLAGLPVPPELRREKALGTPDDVAPLVVWLASERAAGVTGQAIGIGGDRLTLYAHPQVLDTDHRDGGWSAEQIDAAWADRFAAQAQPSGPPSRREDA; encoded by the coding sequence ATCCGACTCGACGGACGCGTCGCGATCGTCACGGGTGCGGGCCGGAGCCTCGGCCGGGCCTACGCGCTCGCCCTCGCGGCCGCAGGCGCTGCCGTCGTCGTCAACGACGTGGATGCGGCATCGGCCGGCGCCGTGGTGGAGGAGATCCGCGCCGCGGGCGGGTCGGCCACGGCCGCCATCGCGGCGGTCGGCTCGACGGCGGCGGCGGAGGAGCTCGTCCGTGCGGCTGTCGAGGCCTTCGGCCGCCTCGATGTCCTCGTCGCCAACGCGGGCGTGCTGCGCGACCGCGTGCTCTGGAAGATGAGCGATGACGAGTTCGATCTCGTCGTCGAGACGCATCTGCGCGGCACCTTCACGTGCGCCCGCGCCGCCGCGTCCTTCCTGCGTGAGCAGGGCGAGGGCGGGCGCATCGTCCTGATCGGCTCGCCCGCGGGCCAGTTCGGCAGCTTCGGCCAGACCAACTACGCGGCGGTGAAGGCGGGCATCGTCGCGATGGCGCGCACATGGTCGCTCGAGCTCGCCCGCGCCGGCATCACGGTGAACGCCGTCGTCCCGACGGCGCTCTCTCCCATGACGGCCACGATCCCCGCATACGCGCAGGCGTGGGAGGACCACCTCGCGGGCCTCCCGGTCCCGCCGGAGCTCCGCCGGGAGAAGGCGCTGGGCACCCCCGACGATGTGGCGCCGCTGGTGGTGTGGCTCGCATCGGAGAGGGCCGCAGGAGTGACGGGCCAAGCCATCGGGATCGGCGGCGACCGGCTCACCCTCTACGCCCACCCGCAGGTGCTCGACACCGACCATCGGGACGGCGGGTGGAGCGCGGAGCAGATCGACGCCGCCTGGGCCGACCGCTTCGCCGCGCAGGCGCAGCCCTCGGGGCCGCCGTCGCGGAGGGAGGACGCGTGA
- a CDS encoding acyl-CoA dehydrogenase family protein, which yields MTAAPTDVFGYAGRLTEAEAAKLSELRDLLEHRARPHLAAWWEDAHCPAHLRTEIAALHLEDDPAIVGEDGEPRPLYVGFRHLELARFDMSIGTLYGGQVGMFRTLVRRGGSPEQVERWDPRIRSFDLTGCFALTEPDHGSDVAGGLETTATREGDTWRIRGHKRWIGNAALSEVIVVVARDTADDQVKAFLVPRAAEGVTVRDVTGKIALRMVRNGDIELRDVRVPESDRLQRIDSFADLAAILADLRFVVAWNAAGLQIGAYEAALAYASRRRQFGRPIAGFQLVQEKLSRMLGNATATLALAVAITDARQNGGADEMQAALVKGWAADRARETVALAREICGAEGIRVDNDVARFFADAEALYTFEGTREMNALIVGRAVTGLSAFTR from the coding sequence GTGACGGCCGCCCCCACCGACGTCTTCGGCTACGCCGGGCGGCTCACGGAGGCCGAAGCAGCCAAGCTCAGCGAGTTGCGCGATCTACTGGAGCACCGCGCTCGACCGCATCTGGCCGCCTGGTGGGAGGACGCCCACTGTCCCGCGCACCTGCGCACGGAGATCGCGGCGCTGCACCTCGAGGACGATCCGGCGATCGTCGGCGAGGACGGCGAGCCGCGCCCGCTCTACGTCGGCTTCCGCCACCTCGAGCTCGCCCGCTTCGACATGTCGATCGGCACCCTCTACGGCGGGCAGGTGGGCATGTTCCGCACGCTCGTGCGCCGGGGCGGCTCCCCCGAGCAGGTGGAGCGGTGGGATCCCCGCATCCGCTCGTTCGATCTCACCGGATGCTTCGCACTCACCGAACCCGACCACGGCTCCGACGTCGCCGGCGGCCTCGAGACCACCGCGACCCGTGAGGGCGACACGTGGCGCATCCGGGGCCACAAACGGTGGATCGGCAACGCGGCGCTGTCGGAGGTGATCGTCGTGGTCGCCCGCGACACCGCCGACGATCAGGTGAAGGCGTTCCTCGTGCCGCGTGCGGCCGAAGGGGTGACGGTGCGCGACGTGACGGGGAAGATCGCGCTGCGGATGGTGCGCAACGGCGACATCGAGCTGCGCGATGTGCGCGTGCCCGAGAGCGATCGGCTGCAGCGCATCGACTCCTTCGCCGACCTCGCCGCGATCCTGGCCGACCTGCGGTTCGTCGTCGCGTGGAACGCGGCCGGACTGCAGATCGGGGCGTACGAGGCCGCGCTCGCCTACGCGTCGCGCCGGCGGCAGTTCGGGCGGCCGATCGCGGGGTTCCAGCTCGTGCAGGAGAAGCTGTCGCGGATGCTGGGGAATGCCACCGCGACACTCGCGCTGGCCGTGGCGATCACCGACGCGCGCCAGAACGGCGGCGCGGACGAGATGCAGGCGGCGCTCGTGAAGGGCTGGGCAGCCGACCGCGCCCGCGAGACGGTCGCCCTCGCCCGGGAGATCTGCGGTGCGGAGGGTATCCGCGTCGACAACGACGTCGCCCGCTTCTTCGCCGACGCGGAGGCGCTCTACACGTTCGAGGGCACGAGGGAGATGAACGCGCTGATCGTGGGACGCGCCGTCACGGGACTCAGCGCCTTCACCCGCTGA
- a CDS encoding AMP-binding protein, which translates to MSGIHYSDLWARIARADPDRTAIVTPTRRLSYAEFAAEAGALARHLRESGVGLGDAAALLLYNRVEYLTFFWACLAVGASPVAINYRYRAGEVRALLEDCDAKVLIAPTSLTTVAAEAVTGLEPVVRLVAVDDGGGTASIPGAEDYDAIIAAGGEIPLDAPRGADLRLYTGGTTGAPKAVVWEMDTLLQARRQSTWGVIGIDPPEDLDEAVRIATAPETPRVVTLPLPPMLHGTAQSTTMGTLALGGTIVLLENAHLDVAEALAMLHEHGVTRLVVAGDAVALPFVDAVEADGRGLGRVDSIMSSGMRFSDEVKRRLHEQGDVMIIDLLASSEGGPFAFGITRAADDLPAKLMLTPGTVLLDEDLAEIPPVAGARGILAFRGVLPRGYYGDPEKTARTFPTIGEHRYVMPGDWALARGDGSVELLGRLSAVVNTGGEKVFPAEVEEQLLTHPDIDDAVVFGLPHPRFGEVVAAMIVPVAGAAIDLDALAAYLDERLAGYKKPRQVFVRPTLARSQTGKIELARVKADAAAEQAERMQGAR; encoded by the coding sequence GTGAGCGGTATCCACTACAGCGACCTGTGGGCGCGGATCGCCCGGGCCGATCCCGACCGCACCGCCATCGTCACGCCGACGCGGCGCCTCAGCTACGCGGAATTCGCCGCGGAGGCGGGTGCGCTCGCCCGCCACCTGCGCGAGAGCGGCGTGGGCCTCGGCGACGCCGCGGCGCTCCTGCTGTACAACCGGGTCGAGTACCTCACCTTCTTCTGGGCGTGCCTGGCCGTCGGCGCCTCACCCGTCGCGATCAACTACCGCTACCGGGCGGGCGAGGTGCGCGCGCTTCTGGAGGACTGCGATGCGAAGGTGCTGATCGCGCCGACATCGCTCACGACCGTCGCCGCCGAGGCCGTGACGGGTCTTGAGCCCGTCGTCCGGCTCGTCGCCGTCGACGACGGGGGCGGTACCGCATCCATCCCGGGCGCCGAGGACTACGACGCGATCATCGCGGCGGGCGGCGAGATCCCCCTGGACGCGCCCCGCGGCGCGGATCTGCGGCTCTACACGGGCGGCACGACCGGCGCCCCCAAGGCCGTCGTCTGGGAGATGGACACCCTGCTCCAGGCGCGTCGCCAGTCGACGTGGGGGGTCATCGGGATCGACCCGCCGGAAGACCTCGACGAGGCGGTGCGCATCGCGACCGCCCCGGAGACTCCGCGGGTGGTGACGTTGCCGCTGCCCCCGATGCTGCACGGCACCGCGCAGTCCACGACCATGGGGACCCTCGCCCTGGGCGGCACGATCGTGCTCCTCGAGAACGCCCACCTCGACGTCGCGGAGGCCCTCGCCATGCTGCACGAGCACGGGGTGACCCGTCTCGTGGTCGCCGGGGACGCCGTCGCGCTGCCCTTCGTCGACGCCGTCGAGGCGGACGGTCGGGGGCTCGGACGCGTCGATTCGATCATGAGCTCCGGCATGCGTTTCAGCGACGAGGTCAAACGACGTCTGCACGAGCAGGGCGACGTGATGATCATCGACCTGCTCGCCTCCAGCGAGGGCGGGCCGTTCGCGTTCGGCATCACGCGGGCCGCCGACGATCTGCCCGCAAAGCTCATGCTGACTCCCGGCACCGTGCTGCTGGACGAGGATCTCGCCGAGATCCCTCCTGTCGCCGGCGCCCGCGGCATCCTCGCCTTCCGCGGCGTCCTCCCCCGGGGCTACTACGGCGACCCCGAGAAGACCGCCCGCACCTTCCCGACGATCGGCGAGCACCGTTACGTGATGCCCGGCGACTGGGCCCTCGCGCGCGGTGACGGCTCGGTGGAACTGCTCGGTCGACTCAGCGCCGTGGTCAACACGGGCGGCGAGAAGGTGTTCCCGGCTGAGGTGGAGGAGCAACTGCTGACGCACCCCGACATCGACGACGCCGTCGTGTTCGGCCTGCCGCATCCGCGATTCGGCGAGGTGGTCGCGGCCATGATCGTGCCCGTCGCCGGAGCCGCCATCGACCTCGATGCCCTCGCGGCCTACCTCGACGAGCGCCTCGCCGGATACAAGAAGCCCCGCCAGGTCTTCGTGCGGCCGACGCTCGCACGCAGCCAGACCGGCAAGATCGAACTCGCGCGCGTCAAGGCCGACGCCGCCGCGGAACAGGCAGAACGGATGCAGGGAGCACGATGA
- the ddaH gene encoding dimethylargininase produces the protein MSTASVPSSRIAQRRSYLMCRPEHFTVSYSINPWMRPADPTDTAKAVAQWQTLYDAYVALGHEVRLIDGVPGLPDMVYTANGGFVIDGVAYGPKFRFAERAEEAEPFMDWFAANGFRVARPEEVNEGEGDFLLVGNTILAGTGFRSTGDSHREVGEVFGREVVSLTLVDPRFYHLDTAIAVLDPVEGPGGVEKANIAYLPGAFDEASQEILAERYPDAIRVSDADGDVFGLNSASDGYNVFISPRAKGFEAQLRERGYNPVLIDLSELLLGGGGIKCCTLELRR, from the coding sequence ATGTCCACCGCATCCGTGCCCTCATCCCGTATCGCCCAGCGCCGCAGCTACCTGATGTGCCGTCCCGAGCACTTCACGGTCAGCTACTCCATCAATCCGTGGATGCGGCCCGCCGACCCGACCGACACGGCCAAGGCCGTCGCGCAGTGGCAGACGCTGTACGACGCCTACGTCGCGCTCGGCCACGAGGTGCGCCTCATCGACGGCGTGCCCGGGCTTCCCGACATGGTCTATACGGCCAACGGCGGCTTCGTCATCGACGGTGTCGCCTACGGCCCGAAGTTCCGCTTCGCCGAGCGCGCGGAGGAGGCGGAGCCGTTCATGGACTGGTTCGCCGCGAACGGGTTCCGCGTCGCCCGACCCGAGGAGGTCAACGAGGGCGAGGGGGACTTCCTTCTCGTGGGGAACACGATCCTCGCCGGCACCGGCTTCCGCTCGACCGGTGACAGCCACCGCGAGGTCGGAGAGGTCTTCGGCCGTGAGGTCGTCTCGCTCACGCTCGTGGATCCGCGGTTCTACCACCTCGACACCGCGATCGCCGTGCTGGACCCGGTCGAGGGCCCCGGCGGCGTCGAGAAGGCGAACATCGCGTATCTTCCGGGCGCGTTCGACGAGGCGAGCCAGGAGATCCTCGCCGAGCGTTACCCCGACGCCATCCGCGTCTCGGATGCGGACGGCGACGTCTTCGGGCTGAACTCCGCCAGCGACGGCTACAACGTGTTCATCTCGCCCCGCGCGAAAGGGTTCGAGGCGCAGCTGCGCGAGCGCGGGTACAACCCCGTGCTGATCGATCTGTCCGAGCTGCTGCTCGGCGGCGGCGGCATCAAGTGCTGCACGCTGGAGCTGCGTCGATGA
- a CDS encoding UGSC family (seleno)protein, protein MAPQEALLDPTGMSAGADDGTLAARPVSLRGLRVGLLDNTKPNATMLLEEIAAILQREHAAGEATLYTKDYFGTPLSEPLLERIAAENDIVITAVGDCGSCSAATVADGIMFERAGVPTVSITSDSFFMSGRAMASVQGFPGFEFTAVAHPMASLTETEVRERAAAVMPEVLRILGVEEG, encoded by the coding sequence ATGGCACCGCAGGAAGCGCTGCTGGATCCGACGGGGATGAGCGCGGGCGCCGACGACGGCACGCTCGCCGCTCGTCCGGTGAGCCTGCGAGGACTCCGGGTCGGGCTGCTGGACAACACGAAGCCGAACGCCACGATGTTGCTGGAGGAGATCGCTGCCATCCTCCAGCGCGAGCATGCCGCGGGCGAGGCGACGCTGTACACCAAGGACTACTTCGGGACCCCCCTGTCCGAACCGCTGCTGGAGCGCATCGCCGCGGAGAACGACATCGTGATCACCGCCGTCGGTGACTGCGGCAGCTGCTCGGCGGCGACCGTCGCCGACGGGATCATGTTCGAACGCGCGGGAGTGCCGACGGTGTCGATCACCTCGGACTCGTTCTTCATGTCGGGTCGCGCCATGGCCTCGGTGCAGGGGTTCCCGGGGTTCGAGTTCACCGCCGTCGCGCATCCGATGGCGAGTCTGACGGAGACCGAGGTGCGCGAGCGCGCGGCCG
- a CDS encoding MaoC family dehydratase, translating into MTTDAIAIEDLPAARGRELGPSSWYPITQDDIDVYADLTGDDNPLHVDEAAAAASPFGGRIAHGMLTLSMVVLPLREIYRVSGASAGIVYGFDRIRFPAPTPSGGRIRLAGRIAEVEDRGDALQVTLALTFEVEGSAKPGVVAELILRHFR; encoded by the coding sequence ATGACGACCGACGCCATTGCGATCGAGGACCTTCCCGCCGCGCGCGGCAGAGAGCTGGGCCCGTCCTCCTGGTACCCGATCACGCAAGACGACATCGACGTCTACGCGGATCTGACCGGTGACGACAACCCGCTGCACGTGGACGAAGCCGCCGCGGCCGCCTCCCCCTTCGGCGGCCGCATCGCCCACGGCATGCTGACCCTGAGCATGGTCGTCCTGCCTCTGCGCGAGATCTACCGCGTGAGCGGAGCCAGCGCCGGCATCGTCTACGGGTTCGACCGCATCCGCTTCCCCGCACCGACGCCGTCGGGCGGACGCATCCGCCTCGCCGGCCGCATCGCCGAGGTCGAAGACCGCGGGGATGCGCTGCAGGTGACCCTCGCGCTGACGTTCGAGGTCGAGGGCTCCGCCAAGCCCGGCGTCGTCGCCGAGCTGATCCTGAGGCACTTCCGGTGA
- a CDS encoding zinc-binding dehydrogenase: MLTPIPATMRAAVLADERAAMRMMTIAVPEPGPDEVLLEVIACGVCHTDLHVIKGEVAFPRPAVMGHEVSGRIVGIGAGSDTSFEIGDTVVAGFIMPCRTCRACLRGRDDLCEQFFRRNRLEGTLFDGRSRLRMPDGSFLAMYSMGGLAEYCVVPISALATLTAGLDPETSCILGCAGLTSYGAVFRAGEVAEGSTVAIIGVGGIGSSLIPLCLEAGAGEVIAVDIAADKLRSARELGATATVDASIEDPVAAVRTLSGGADVVFEALGRAETLEQGLGMLADGARLVAIGIAAAGTRAQVEITPLVRRGQQIVGSFGARTREDLPAVVRLAAEGAFDTDRLVTRRFDLEDADAAYAALARGEITGRAIILPRRVREEETR, from the coding sequence GTGTTGACTCCCATCCCCGCGACGATGCGGGCAGCGGTGCTGGCGGACGAGCGCGCCGCGATGCGGATGATGACGATCGCCGTCCCGGAACCCGGGCCCGACGAGGTGCTGCTCGAGGTGATCGCGTGCGGCGTCTGCCACACCGACCTGCACGTGATCAAGGGCGAGGTCGCCTTCCCGCGCCCCGCGGTCATGGGGCACGAGGTGAGCGGGCGGATCGTGGGCATCGGCGCCGGCAGCGACACATCGTTCGAGATTGGCGACACCGTCGTGGCCGGGTTCATCATGCCCTGCCGCACCTGCAGGGCGTGCCTGCGCGGCCGCGACGACCTGTGCGAGCAGTTCTTCCGACGCAATCGACTGGAGGGGACCCTGTTCGACGGCCGCAGCAGACTTCGGATGCCGGACGGGTCGTTCCTCGCGATGTACTCGATGGGCGGGCTCGCCGAGTACTGCGTCGTCCCGATCTCCGCACTGGCGACCCTCACGGCCGGTCTCGATCCCGAGACCTCCTGCATCCTCGGCTGCGCGGGACTGACCTCCTACGGCGCCGTCTTCCGCGCGGGGGAGGTCGCCGAGGGGTCGACCGTCGCGATCATCGGCGTCGGCGGGATCGGATCGAGCCTCATCCCCCTGTGCCTCGAGGCCGGCGCCGGTGAGGTCATCGCCGTCGACATCGCCGCGGACAAGCTGCGCAGCGCCCGCGAGCTGGGCGCGACCGCCACCGTCGACGCGTCGATCGAGGACCCGGTCGCGGCGGTGCGCACCCTGTCGGGCGGGGCCGATGTCGTCTTCGAGGCGTTGGGCCGCGCCGAGACCCTGGAGCAGGGGCTGGGGATGCTCGCCGACGGTGCGCGCCTCGTCGCGATCGGGATCGCCGCCGCCGGGACCCGGGCACAGGTGGAGATCACCCCTCTCGTGCGCCGCGGGCAGCAGATCGTCGGCTCCTTCGGCGCGCGCACCCGCGAAGACCTGCCCGCCGTCGTGCGCCTCGCCGCCGAGGGCGCCTTCGACACCGACCGACTCGTGACCCGCCGTTTCGACCTCGAGGACGCGGACGCCGCCTACGCGGCGCTCGCGCGGGGCGAGATCACCGGCCGGGCCATCATCCTTCCCCGACGTGTCCGAGAAGAGGAGACCCGATGA
- a CDS encoding IclR family transcriptional regulator, translated as MAMALEGTSDDGARSLIDRAFAILGTFQGGRVRQSLSDISRRTGLPIATCHRIVKRLTEWGALERDADGRYNIGLRLWETASLAPRSVGLQRLARPYLLDLYETTGYAAHLAIREGLELVSIELLQSPRRPAARPRVGNRYPLHATAIGLVLLAHAPEEVRAEVLARPLTAFTSRTYTDPVLLERLLADIRRSGYAVSDRQVDNVHISVAAPVYAADGSVVAACSLALTEQDVDGKNMIHLVRLTATSISRQLAAAGYARPES; from the coding sequence ATGGCGATGGCGCTGGAGGGTACGTCCGACGACGGTGCGCGCTCGCTGATCGACCGGGCCTTTGCCATCCTCGGCACCTTCCAGGGCGGTCGCGTGCGTCAGTCCCTCTCGGACATCTCTCGCCGCACCGGGTTGCCGATCGCGACCTGTCACCGCATCGTCAAACGCCTCACCGAGTGGGGCGCGCTGGAGCGGGACGCCGACGGGCGCTACAACATCGGCCTGCGTCTGTGGGAGACCGCATCGCTCGCGCCGCGATCGGTCGGGCTGCAGCGCCTCGCCCGGCCCTACCTGCTCGACCTGTACGAGACGACGGGATACGCCGCGCACCTCGCGATCCGCGAGGGGCTCGAACTCGTCTCGATCGAGCTCCTGCAGAGCCCGCGTCGACCCGCGGCGAGACCCCGCGTCGGGAACAGATATCCGCTGCACGCGACGGCGATCGGCCTCGTGCTCCTCGCCCACGCACCCGAGGAGGTGCGGGCGGAGGTCCTCGCGCGCCCGCTCACCGCCTTCACCTCGCGGACCTACACCGACCCGGTGCTGCTCGAGCGCCTGCTCGCCGACATCCGCCGCAGCGGCTACGCCGTCAGCGACCGGCAGGTGGACAACGTGCACATCAGCGTCGCCGCACCCGTCTACGCGGCCGACGGCTCCGTGGTCGCCGCCTGCTCGCTCGCTCTGACCGAGCAGGATGTGGACGGCAAGAACATGATCCACCTCGTGCGACTGACGGCGACCTCCATCTCCCGGCAGCTCGCCGCGGCGGGGTACGCGCGCCCCGAGTCCTGA
- a CDS encoding amidohydrolase family protein, giving the protein MTIDLNAVTAIDVHVHVQIDDSGRTASPPALTAAMAAYFGSSEPPRTVDATAHYYRERRMAAVVFTVDATTNLGHAPNSIDDLAAGAHRNADVLIPFGSVDPLQGEAAVEEARRQVGELGVRGFKFHPSVQGFDPSAEEFDPLWSTIEELGVPIIVHTGQTGAGAGTPGGWGFRLSLSNPMLLDDVAARHPDLQVIMAHPSVPWQDEALSIATHKLNTWIDLSGWSPKYFSPALVRAARTYLKHKMLFGSDMPALTPDRWLNDVQTLEFPADVHEMIVKQNAARLLGLS; this is encoded by the coding sequence ATGACCATCGATCTGAACGCCGTCACCGCGATCGACGTGCACGTCCATGTGCAGATCGACGACAGCGGACGCACCGCGTCGCCGCCCGCCCTGACCGCCGCCATGGCGGCGTACTTCGGCAGCAGCGAGCCGCCGCGCACGGTGGACGCGACCGCTCACTACTACCGCGAGCGCAGGATGGCCGCGGTCGTGTTCACGGTGGACGCGACCACCAACCTGGGCCACGCCCCCAACAGCATCGACGACCTCGCCGCGGGCGCCCACCGCAACGCCGACGTGCTGATCCCGTTCGGCAGCGTCGACCCGCTCCAGGGCGAGGCGGCGGTCGAGGAGGCGCGCCGCCAGGTCGGCGAGCTGGGCGTGCGCGGATTCAAATTCCACCCCTCGGTGCAGGGCTTCGACCCGTCCGCCGAGGAGTTCGATCCGCTGTGGTCCACGATCGAAGAGCTCGGCGTCCCGATCATCGTCCACACGGGTCAGACGGGTGCCGGCGCCGGGACCCCCGGCGGATGGGGATTCCGACTGTCGCTGTCGAATCCGATGCTCCTCGACGACGTCGCGGCGCGGCATCCGGACCTTCAGGTGATCATGGCCCACCCGAGCGTGCCGTGGCAGGACGAGGCGCTGTCGATCGCCACGCACAAGCTCAACACGTGGATCGATCTGTCCGGCTGGTCGCCGAAGTACTTCTCGCCCGCTCTCGTGCGGGCCGCGCGCACCTACCTGAAGCACAAGATGCTCTTCGGGTCCGACATGCCCGCCCTCACCCCCGACCGGTGGTTGAACGACGTACAGACGCTCGAGTTCCCGGCCGACGTGCACGAGATGATCGTCAAGCAGAACGCCGCCCGACTGCTGGGGCTGTCGTGA
- a CDS encoding aldo/keto reductase, with product MKQRTLGPFSVSAIGLGAMPLSMNNDNELPDRQSAIGTVHAALDAGVTFIDTADIYAPSWDAMGHNEQLVAEALASWGGDRSSIVVTTKGGITRTEEKDFGRDGSLPYLRGAVESSLRRLGTDVIDLYQYHRPDRWIVYGEIMQNLKTLHDEGKVRALGISNASIEEIQIAQEVLGDALVSVQNEFSPRHPGSYKELTYCADAGLAFLPWSPLGGTGGGGRSVGERFRVFSEVGEAHGVSPQQVVLAWELALADTVIPIPGARRAASITDSAKAADLELSADEIERLSYSVGIDA from the coding sequence ATGAAGCAGCGCACACTCGGACCGTTCTCCGTCTCGGCCATCGGCCTCGGAGCCATGCCCCTCTCGATGAACAACGACAACGAGCTCCCCGATCGGCAGAGCGCGATCGGGACCGTGCACGCCGCGCTGGATGCGGGCGTGACGTTCATCGACACGGCCGACATCTACGCCCCGAGCTGGGATGCGATGGGGCACAACGAGCAGCTCGTCGCCGAAGCCCTCGCCTCGTGGGGCGGCGACCGCTCGTCGATCGTGGTGACGACGAAGGGCGGCATCACGCGCACCGAGGAGAAGGACTTCGGCCGCGACGGCTCCCTGCCGTACCTGCGCGGCGCCGTGGAGTCGTCGCTGCGGCGCCTGGGCACCGACGTCATCGACCTGTATCAGTACCACCGCCCCGACCGCTGGATCGTCTACGGCGAGATCATGCAGAACCTCAAGACCCTGCACGACGAGGGCAAGGTGCGCGCGCTCGGCATCTCGAACGCGAGCATCGAGGAGATCCAGATCGCCCAGGAGGTCCTCGGCGACGCGCTCGTGAGCGTGCAGAACGAGTTCTCGCCGCGCCATCCCGGCAGCTACAAGGAGCTGACCTACTGCGCGGATGCAGGACTCGCGTTCCTCCCTTGGAGCCCGCTCGGCGGCACCGGCGGCGGCGGACGCTCAGTCGGCGAGCGCTTCCGCGTGTTCTCCGAGGTCGGCGAGGCGCACGGCGTCAGCCCGCAGCAGGTAGTGCTCGCCTGGGAGCTCGCCCTCGCCGACACCGTGATCCCGATCCCGGGCGCACGGCGTGCCGCATCCATCACCGACAGCGCGAAGGCGGCCGATCTGGAGCTGTCCGCGGACGAGATCGAGCGACTGTCCTACTCGGTGGGCATCGACGCCTGA
- the rocD gene encoding ornithine--oxo-acid transaminase yields the protein MSVLDTTTSDIITAEDAHLAHNYHPLPVVISRGEGSWVTDVEGKRYLDLLSAYSALNFGHLHPAIVAVAQEQLTRLTLTSRAYHNDQLGVFAAALAELCGKDLVLPMNTGAEAVETAIKVARAWAYRVKGVPAGAAEIVVAGGNFHGRTTTIVGFSDDPEARGDFGPFTPGFVAAPFGDADALEAAITDSTAAVLIEPIQGEAGVIVPPSGYLAAVREICTRHEVLFIADEIQSGLGRTGYTFACEREGVVPDMYVLGKALGGGILPVSAVAADAAVLGVIRPGEHGSTFGGNPLAAAVGHRVVEMLATGEFQQRAKALGEHLESRLNDLVGHGVSAVRVAGLWAGVDIDPAQGTAREVAERLLGRGVLVKDTHGQTIRIAPPLVVRATELDWAIEQLKLVLTA from the coding sequence ATGTCTGTGCTCGACACCACCACGAGCGACATCATCACGGCCGAGGACGCGCACCTCGCCCACAACTACCACCCGCTGCCGGTCGTCATCTCCCGCGGTGAGGGATCGTGGGTCACCGACGTCGAGGGCAAGCGCTACCTCGACCTGCTGTCGGCGTACTCCGCCCTCAACTTCGGCCACCTGCATCCGGCGATCGTGGCGGTCGCGCAGGAGCAGCTCACGCGCCTCACCCTGACGAGCCGGGCGTACCACAACGACCAGCTCGGCGTCTTCGCGGCTGCGCTCGCCGAGCTGTGCGGCAAGGACCTCGTCCTGCCGATGAACACGGGCGCCGAGGCGGTCGAGACCGCGATCAAGGTCGCCCGCGCGTGGGCGTACCGGGTGAAGGGGGTTCCTGCCGGTGCGGCCGAGATCGTCGTCGCGGGCGGCAACTTCCACGGCCGGACGACGACCATCGTCGGCTTCAGCGACGACCCTGAGGCGCGCGGCGATTTCGGCCCGTTCACACCCGGGTTCGTCGCGGCACCGTTCGGTGACGCGGACGCCCTCGAAGCGGCCATCACCGACAGCACCGCGGCCGTGCTGATCGAGCCGATCCAGGGCGAGGCAGGCGTCATCGTGCCTCCCTCGGGATACCTCGCCGCGGTGCGTGAGATCTGCACCCGCCACGAGGTGCTGTTCATCGCCGATGAGATCCAATCGGGCCTCGGGCGCACCGGCTACACGTTCGCGTGCGAGCGCGAGGGCGTCGTGCCCGACATGTACGTGCTGGGCAAGGCGCTGGGTGGCGGCATCCTCCCCGTCTCCGCCGTCGCGGCCGATGCGGCGGTGCTGGGCGTCATTCGTCCCGGCGAGCACGGCTCGACGTTCGGCGGCAACCCGCTGGCCGCTGCCGTGGGGCATCGCGTGGTCGAGATGCTCGCCACGGGTGAGTTCCAGCAGCGTGCCAAAGCGCTCGGTGAGCACCTCGAGTCGCGGCTGAACGACCTCGTCGGCCACGGCGTCTCGGCGGTGCGCGTGGCGGGACTCTGGGCCGGCGTCGACATCGACCCCGCGCAGGGGACCGCGCGCGAGGTCGCCGAGCGACTGCTCGGGCGCGGGGTGCTCGTGAAGGACACCCACGGCCAGACCATCCGCATCGCGCCGCCGCTCGTCGTGCGCGCGACGGAACTGGACTGGGCGATCGAGCAGCTGAAGCTCGTCCTCACCGCCTGA